One genomic window of Anaerofustis stercorihominis DSM 17244 includes the following:
- the nadD gene encoding nicotinate (nicotinamide) nucleotide adenylyltransferase: MKVGFIGGSFNPIHNGHINLALAGKNEFDLDKVIFIPNSINPIKENKSKVSIEDRVKMVELAIEDHSDFEIDTYEVDKKGISYTIDTVEYLKNKYNDLYFIGGADLIFELHKWKDYEKLLKEVDFIIAGRNPYKSSELKDKVNELNNKYDININILKNFKMIDLSSSEIRNNILSNNSLKIPKKVAEYIIKNNLYYDD, from the coding sequence ATGAAAGTTGGTTTTATCGGCGGAAGTTTCAATCCGATACATAACGGACATATTAACTTGGCGCTTGCGGGAAAAAATGAGTTTGATTTGGATAAAGTCATATTTATACCTAACAGTATAAATCCCATAAAAGAAAACAAAAGTAAAGTTTCTATAGAAGATAGAGTAAAGATGGTAGAACTTGCGATTGAAGATCATAGCGATTTTGAAATCGACACTTATGAAGTTGATAAAAAAGGTATAAGTTATACTATCGATACTGTTGAATATTTAAAAAATAAATATAATGATTTATATTTCATCGGAGGAGCAGACTTAATATTCGAACTTCATAAATGGAAAGATTATGAAAAGCTTTTAAAAGAAGTAGATTTCATTATTGCCGGCAGAAATCCGTATAAATCATCGGAACTTAAAGATAAAGTAAATGAATTAAACAATAAATATGATATAAATATAAACATATTAAAGAACTTCAAGATGATCGATTTGTCTTCCAGTGAAATAAGAAATAATATTTTATCAAATAACTCTTTAAAAATTCCTAAAAAAGTGGCAGAATATATTATAAAGAATAATTTATATTATGATGACTAA
- the obgE gene encoding GTPase ObgE has product MFVDKVSINVKSGKGGDGAVAFRREKYVPNGGPSGGDGGKGGNVIFKSNSALNTLEAFRYKRKFAAEAGENGSRSNMSGKDGKDIIIEVPVGTVIFDSATGALICDMVVDNQEITVLNGGRGGRGNQHFATSTRQSPKFAKPGDEAEEKNLILELKTIADVGLIGFPNVGKSTILSMVTNATPKIANYHFTTLSPNLGIVKYKNSEEFVLADIPGLIEGASSGQGLGHQFLRHVERTRLLVHVLDASGVEGRDPKKDFDIINNELSLYAEKLKERPQIIVLNKTDLIDIDNKEEIIKDLTTYFEQKGYKVFDSSAAMNDGLDKIMNYIVEILPTIERTPLFFTTEEKVLYAPKAEKEYKIEKENGTYYVEGKMMRRLINSVNLEDYESSTYFQRVLKNKGIFAELEKMGISDGDTVNIEGFEFEYYK; this is encoded by the coding sequence ATGTTTGTAGATAAAGTTAGTATAAATGTTAAAAGCGGTAAGGGCGGAGACGGAGCAGTCGCTTTCAGAAGAGAAAAATATGTTCCGAACGGAGGACCTTCAGGCGGAGACGGAGGAAAAGGCGGAAATGTTATTTTTAAAAGTAACTCAGCTTTAAACACACTTGAAGCTTTCCGCTACAAAAGAAAGTTTGCCGCAGAAGCCGGAGAAAACGGCAGCAGGAGCAATATGAGCGGTAAAGACGGAAAAGATATAATAATAGAAGTTCCCGTAGGGACTGTTATTTTTGATTCGGCAACCGGAGCGCTTATATGTGATATGGTAGTAGACAATCAGGAAATAACGGTACTTAACGGAGGAAGAGGCGGCAGAGGTAACCAGCATTTTGCTACTTCGACAAGACAGTCTCCCAAATTCGCAAAACCCGGCGATGAAGCGGAAGAAAAAAATCTTATTCTGGAACTGAAAACAATAGCCGATGTGGGACTTATCGGATTTCCCAATGTTGGAAAATCCACGATTCTCTCTATGGTAACAAATGCCACTCCTAAAATAGCCAATTATCACTTTACAACGTTATCACCTAATTTAGGTATTGTTAAGTATAAAAACAGTGAAGAATTTGTTTTAGCAGATATCCCGGGACTTATAGAAGGTGCAAGTTCGGGGCAGGGGCTCGGACATCAATTTTTAAGACATGTTGAAAGAACAAGACTTCTCGTACATGTTCTCGACGCTTCGGGAGTAGAAGGAAGAGATCCCAAAAAGGATTTTGATATAATAAATAATGAATTATCTCTATATGCAGAGAAACTTAAAGAAAGACCACAAATAATTGTTTTAAATAAAACCGACCTTATTGATATTGACAATAAGGAAGAAATAATTAAAGATTTAACAACTTACTTTGAACAAAAAGGATATAAAGTATTTGACTCAAGTGCGGCAATGAATGACGGACTGGATAAAATAATGAATTATATAGTAGAGATACTGCCAACGATAGAAAGAACACCATTATTCTTTACAACAGAAGAAAAAGTATTATATGCACCAAAAGCAGAAAAAGAATACAAAATCGAAAAAGAAAACGGAACTTATTATGTTGAAGGAAAAATGATGAGAAGGCTTATAAATTCCGTTAATCTGGAAGACTATGAATCAAGTACCTATTTTCAAAGAGTTCTTAAAAACAAAGGTATTTTTGCAGAACTTGAAAAAATGGGTATTTCAGACGGAGACACGGTAAACATCGAAGGATTTGAATTTGAATATTATAAATAG
- the yqeK gene encoding bis(5'-nucleosyl)-tetraphosphatase (symmetrical) YqeK, which yields MKEYTSIKQTLKTLLKEDRYIHTLATQREAVKLAKNYGADPEKASLAALLHDCAKNMEPEAMIDILSKQYIKLDDIERKNTALLHGKAGRVMAKFKFNVTDEDILNAIEYHTTGKENMTLLQKIIFLADVIEETRNYEGVEEVREVAYENLDKAIVMSLNRTILSILKKGYLLHPNTVNARNYLIMEREEKMKD from the coding sequence ATGAAAGAATATACCAGCATAAAACAAACACTCAAAACACTTTTAAAAGAAGACAGATATATTCATACATTAGCTACACAACGTGAAGCCGTCAAGCTTGCAAAGAACTATGGAGCAGATCCTGAAAAAGCCTCTCTTGCCGCACTTTTACATGACTGTGCCAAAAATATGGAACCGGAAGCAATGATAGATATATTATCTAAACAGTATATCAAATTGGACGATATAGAAAGAAAAAATACTGCATTACTTCACGGAAAAGCCGGAAGAGTAATGGCAAAATTCAAGTTCAACGTAACGGACGAAGATATTTTAAATGCAATTGAATATCATACAACAGGCAAAGAAAATATGACATTATTACAAAAAATAATATTCCTTGCCGATGTGATCGAAGAAACCAGAAACTATGAAGGCGTGGAAGAAGTAAGAGAAGTAGCATATGAAAATCTCGATAAAGCAATCGTCATGTCTCTTAACAGAACTATTTTATCTATTCTTAAAAAGGGATATCTCCTACACCCCAATACCGTTAATGCAAGAAATTATTTAATAATGGAACGAGAAGAAAAAATGAAAGATTAA
- the rpmA gene encoding 50S ribosomal protein L27, which translates to MIKFNLDNLQLFAHKKGMGSTKNGRDSESKRLGTKKGDGQYVLAGNIIVRQRGTRIYPGVNVGIGGDDTLFAKADGVVKFERKGKTRKQVSVYPKAQ; encoded by the coding sequence ATGATTAAATTTAATTTAGATAACTTACAACTATTCGCTCATAAAAAAGGAATGGGTAGTACAAAGAATGGTAGAGACAGTGAATCAAAAAGACTTGGTACTAAAAAAGGTGACGGTCAATATGTTTTAGCTGGAAATATCATAGTTAGACAAAGAGGAACTAGAATTTATCCAGGAGTTAACGTAGGAATTGGCGGAGATGACACATTATTTGCTAAAGCTGACGGAGTTGTTAAATTCGAAAGAAAAGGCAAAACAAGAAAACAAGTTAGTGTTTACCCTAAGGCTCAATAG
- a CDS encoding GGDEF domain-containing protein has product MDKYTLIFHFIIVFEIVFLNIYNTYKWTTLKVSKKMFFIVMSLSSILIILIIQSILSKFSFYGNGNGMFNLLGFVFLIPLNFLLKESVTRVLEIMCTTWIFTSLIFFFSVQISLWLFPSDFVFSSLLIQTALFIVGEPIYTKMFVPKYIFLLRQLNNKKNNYLGWTALSGFICINLFNVSIISNFKLFYILTIICMGIVIFNSYIILYEYINADYGIKKLGKKVYYDTLTGLLNREALFFYGEELIKNNKKFQILFLDLNNFKTVNDKFGHQIGDKYLKGFSDDLSNLCNNFNSNAYRISGDEFVVIAAQGNGLELKNKLESFEFEEYYEGLKFKGFCIGYSSYPSDGDTMDILLNHADEKMYEKKKLIHPDVSHKSIARS; this is encoded by the coding sequence ATGGACAAATATACTTTGATTTTTCATTTTATTATTGTTTTTGAGATCGTATTTTTAAATATATATAATACGTATAAATGGACCACATTAAAAGTTTCTAAAAAAATGTTTTTTATAGTTATGTCTCTAAGCAGTATTTTGATTATTTTGATTATTCAAAGTATTTTATCTAAATTCAGTTTTTATGGAAATGGGAACGGCATGTTTAATTTGCTGGGGTTCGTATTTTTAATTCCTTTAAATTTTTTATTAAAAGAGTCAGTTACCAGAGTTCTTGAAATAATGTGTACAACATGGATATTTACAAGTTTGATATTTTTCTTTTCCGTTCAAATTTCATTGTGGTTATTTCCGTCTGATTTTGTGTTTAGCTCCTTATTGATCCAGACTGCTCTATTTATTGTTGGTGAACCTATCTATACTAAAATGTTCGTACCTAAATATATCTTTTTGCTAAGGCAGTTAAATAATAAAAAAAATAACTATTTGGGATGGACGGCATTATCCGGATTTATTTGTATAAATCTATTTAATGTATCAATCATAAGTAATTTTAAGTTATTTTATATACTTACGATAATTTGTATGGGGATAGTGATTTTTAATAGTTATATTATTTTATATGAATATATAAACGCCGATTACGGCATAAAAAAATTAGGAAAAAAAGTTTATTACGATACTCTTACAGGTTTATTGAACAGAGAGGCATTGTTCTTTTATGGTGAAGAGCTTATAAAAAATAATAAGAAATTTCAAATACTTTTTTTGGATTTAAATAATTTTAAGACTGTAAATGATAAATTCGGACATCAAATCGGAGATAAATATCTAAAAGGTTTTTCTGATGATCTATCAAATTTATGTAATAACTTTAACAGTAATGCTTATAGGATATCGGGAGATGAATTCGTTGTAATAGCAGCACAAGGTAATGGTTTGGAGCTAAAAAACAAATTGGAATCATTTGAATTTGAGGAATATTATGAGGGATTGAAGTTTAAAGGTTTTTGTATTGGGTATTCTTCATACCCTTCGGACGGTGATACCATGGATATTCTTTTAAATCATGCAGATGAGAAAATGTACGAAAAGAAAAAATTAATTCATCCTGATGTTTCTCATAAAAGTATTGCGCGAAGTTAA
- a CDS encoding YhbY family RNA-binding protein has translation MNSKERSLLKKEASKMQPIIHIGKDGMSDNIVTQADDALKVRELVKGKIQQNSLEDVRESAEYLAEKTNSEVVITIGSTFVLYRRNPDKNKYNI, from the coding sequence ATGAATAGCAAAGAAAGAAGTTTATTAAAAAAAGAAGCAAGCAAGATGCAGCCTATAATACACATCGGCAAAGACGGAATGAGTGATAATATTGTCACTCAAGCCGATGATGCTCTAAAAGTAAGAGAATTAGTAAAAGGAAAAATACAACAAAACTCTCTTGAAGATGTAAGAGAATCAGCAGAGTATTTAGCAGAGAAGACAAACAGTGAAGTAGTTATTACAATCGGAAGTACTTTTGTACTTTACAGAAGAAATCCTGATAAGAATAAATATAACATCTAG
- a CDS encoding ribosomal-processing cysteine protease Prp: MIDISIDIKSDFIETIKLSGHAESNEKGKDLICCSISTLTISLINALTEIAKANIKADISEGFTLIEVNEKDKDKRLKSDILTKSFMLSVKGIEEENPEFIKLNITEE; encoded by the coding sequence ATGATTGATATCAGCATTGATATAAAATCTGATTTTATTGAAACGATTAAACTCAGCGGACACGCCGAAAGCAATGAAAAAGGAAAAGACTTGATATGCTGCAGTATTTCAACTTTAACTATATCCCTTATAAATGCTTTAACGGAAATAGCTAAGGCAAATATCAAAGCAGATATATCGGAGGGATTTACTTTAATAGAAGTAAATGAAAAAGATAAAGATAAAAGATTAAAATCCGATATACTTACAAAAAGTTTTATGCTTTCAGTTAAAGGAATCGAAGAAGAAAACCCTGAGTTTATAAAACTAAATATCACGGAGGAATAA
- the rplU gene encoding 50S ribosomal protein L21, with product MYAIIKTGGKQYRVQKGDVINVEKIVPKRKNQKKVTFDEVLFVNEDGNMLVGAPLVEGYKVEGKILEQGKSEKVIIYKYKAKKDYRRKQGHRQPYTQIEITGLVKKEEKAAE from the coding sequence ATGTATGCAATTATTAAAACAGGCGGTAAACAATACCGTGTACAAAAAGGCGACGTTATAAACGTTGAAAAAATCGTTCCAAAAAGAAAAAATCAAAAGAAAGTTACTTTTGATGAAGTATTGTTTGTAAACGAAGACGGAAATATGTTAGTAGGTGCACCTTTAGTAGAAGGCTATAAGGTAGAAGGAAAAATACTTGAACAAGGTAAGAGCGAAAAAGTTATTATCTATAAGTATAAAGCTAAGAAAGACTACAGAAGAAAACAAGGACACCGTCAACCATATACACAAATCGAAATAACCGGTCTTGTAAAAAAAGAAGAAAAAGCAGCTGAATAA
- a CDS encoding class I SAM-dependent methyltransferase codes for MRENKYDDEKFFNKYKNMDRSKKGLAGAGEWHELKKILPDLKNKTLLDLGCGFGWHCKYAHDKGAKNIVGIDISYNMLKEAQKINNADNIKYECKPIENIDYEKESFDIVLSSLAIHYIKSFNDLINNVYNVLKTGGYFIFSVEHPIFTAEGNEEWITDEYDNNLHWPVDNYFDEGIRTTKFLGEEVSKYHRTMTTYLNTLINKNFEIINIIEPKPDPDMLSIPGMKDELRRPMMLIIKALKK; via the coding sequence ATGAGAGAAAACAAATATGACGACGAAAAATTTTTTAATAAATATAAAAACATGGATAGGTCTAAAAAAGGTTTAGCGGGTGCGGGAGAGTGGCATGAGTTAAAAAAAATACTTCCGGATTTAAAAAACAAAACTCTTCTTGATTTAGGATGCGGTTTTGGATGGCACTGTAAATATGCTCATGATAAGGGTGCTAAAAATATCGTAGGTATAGATATATCTTATAATATGCTAAAAGAAGCACAAAAGATAAATAATGCAGATAATATTAAATATGAATGTAAGCCGATTGAAAATATAGATTATGAAAAAGAAAGCTTTGATATCGTATTAAGTTCACTAGCGATTCATTACATAAAATCTTTTAATGATTTAATCAACAATGTTTATAATGTATTAAAAACAGGCGGATATTTTATATTTTCTGTTGAACATCCTATTTTTACTGCAGAAGGAAACGAAGAATGGATTACCGATGAATACGATAATAACTTGCATTGGCCGGTTGATAATTATTTCGATGAAGGAATAAGAACCACAAAATTTTTAGGAGAAGAAGTATCTAAATATCACAGAACAATGACTACCTATTTAAATACTTTAATAAATAAAAATTTTGAAATCATTAATATTATAGAACCGAAACCCGATCCGGATATGTTGAGTATACCCGGAATGAAAGATGAACTTAGAAGACCTATGATGCTCATAATAAAAGCGTTAAAAAAATAA
- a CDS encoding alpha/beta fold hydrolase, whose amino-acid sequence MFYIYKNIKIHYEIIGEGKPVIILHGLGCDSNQMKGCLEPIFKNHKNHKRVYIDLPGMGKSDDLLKYASSDKILEIILSFIENIVSEKFLIIGDSFGGYLARGVLSKLNKKVDGIMLLCPVVIPNEKNRNLPNSKVKFIDENFINELDNKYKNDFLEYGVIVDRKVYDRYVKEIQPGLKISDEDFINLLKENYDFSFDVDNEIHKIKYNKPALFITGRQDNCVGYNDLWNLMGDYKRASFSVIDMAGHNLQIEQPQIFNALVDSWLYSIENYRI is encoded by the coding sequence ATGTTTTACATATATAAAAATATAAAAATCCATTATGAAATCATCGGAGAAGGTAAGCCTGTTATAATACTTCATGGACTGGGGTGTGATTCAAATCAAATGAAAGGCTGCTTGGAACCTATATTTAAAAACCATAAAAATCACAAACGTGTTTATATTGATTTGCCTGGTATGGGTAAATCCGATGATTTACTGAAATATGCTTCATCCGATAAAATTTTAGAAATCATACTATCGTTTATCGAAAATATAGTAAGTGAAAAATTCTTGATTATCGGAGATTCTTTCGGCGGTTATTTGGCAAGAGGCGTTTTGTCTAAATTAAATAAAAAGGTAGATGGCATTATGTTACTTTGTCCTGTGGTAATACCAAATGAGAAAAATCGAAACCTACCAAATTCAAAAGTAAAATTTATAGATGAAAATTTTATAAATGAACTTGATAATAAATATAAGAATGATTTTTTAGAGTACGGAGTAATTGTCGATCGTAAAGTTTATGATAGATATGTAAAGGAAATACAGCCTGGATTAAAAATATCAGATGAGGATTTTATAAATTTACTAAAAGAAAATTATGACTTTTCATTTGATGTAGATAATGAAATTCATAAGATTAAATATAATAAACCTGCTTTATTTATTACCGGACGTCAAGATAATTGTGTCGGATATAATGATTTATGGAATTTAATGGGAGATTACAAAAGAGCTTCTTTCTCTGTTATAGATATGGCAGGGCATAATCTTCAAATTGAACAGCCACAAATATTTAATGCATTAGTTGATAGTTGGTTATATAGTATAGAAAATTATCGTATTTAA